GTCCCCTGGAGTTCCGCGATGACCGCTTTCCCGCCGGTGGCCTTCACGAGCCAGTTGGCCGCCCGCCGGCCTTCCTCGACGAAGTCCGCGCCGATGAACGAGGCATACAGCGAATCGTCCGTCACGTCCACCGCCCGGTCCGAGAGGATGACGGGGACGCCCGCCGCCTTCGCCTCGCGCAGGACGGGTTCCCACCCGGTCTCCACCACGGGCGAAAACGTGATTACGTCGACGCCTTGCGCGATGAACGACCGGATCGCCCGGATCTGGTTCTCCTGCTTCTGCTGGGCGTCCGAGAACCGCAGGTCAATCCCGCGCTTCGCCGCCTCCGACTTGATCGATTCCGTGTTCGCCGTCCGCCACGCGCTCTCCGCGCCGATCTGCGAAAAGCCCACCACCTTCTTCTTCGCGCCCGGCTCCACCGGTTCCCGCGAGCACGACAGCGACGAGAGGCTGCACGCGAGAACGGCGAGCACAACAAGAACTGCCCTGGCAATCTTCATGGTCTTCTCCTCGGACTGGGACCGGCGTTCTGCCGTCATGTGCGGCCCCATTATACCCGAAGTCCTCGACCGGACAAGCGCTTTCTTCCGCTGCTGCCGGAAACGCAGCAAGCAGACGTGAGGCCCGACGGACCTGGCCTTCCGCACGCAGACGGCGCTCCAGATGGCCATGCTGGCCCACAGGCAGGACAAGGCCGCCCGGTTCGACGCTGAGAAACAACAGATTGTCGTTTAGGGCGGAAGCGCCCGGACGATCCGGACTTCCGCACCGAGGCAGGCCGTCGTGCAAGACAGGAAGCGGGCGGGGACGGGGTTCAAAAGTGGTGGGCGAGACCGGAGTCGAACCGGTACGGCCCCGAGGGGCCAAGGGATTTTAAGTCCCTAGCGTCTGCCAGTTCCGCCACTCGCCCACGAGATCTGCCAAGACAGAGTATCCTGGGGGGTGCAGCCGGGTCAAGCGAAGACCGTCCGATGAGAGGGCCGCTTGAGGCATAGGAAGCGAGCGGCAACGGTTTCTCTTCCTACGCCCTGCGCCGGCGCAGAATGAAGAGGCCGCCTAAGAGAAGCAGTCCGACGGTAGCCGGCTCGGGGAGAGGACGGAGCCGTCGCCGTAATAGAAGGACTGCGACCCGGTGGGATCGGGCGTCAGGTCGCGGGCGGTGTTGGTGAAGTTGAAGCCCGCGCCCAGTTCGGTCGTGTCGAAGCGGAAGAAGTCCAGGACGGAAACCCAGACGTCATTCTTCTTCCAGGTCGTATACATAGGCGAACCGTACTTCATGAAGTAGTCAATGGCCTCCAACCCGCTCATGAAGCCGAGAAAATGGCCGATCTCGTGCGTCGCGACGCCGACCATGTCGTACGTGCCCGCCGTGATGCCGTTGCTCGGGTCGTAATCCCAGGAAAAGTTGCTGGAGAAGCGGATCGTGCCATCCGTCCCCGGGTACGAGCCGCCGAGGGCCTTCCAGTTGGGCGTCGTCAGGAAGCCGGTCCCGTCGATCCCGCCGAAAGAGTAGCCGGTCGGCAGATGGAGATGCAGTTGCGCTGCCGTGGGGAGGTTGGGCAAGAGGGCGGCCTCGCGCGTGTCCCCGGCCTCGCCGCCGCCGGCCACAAGATTGCGGACCGTGTTGAAACCGCCGTACGCGACGTAGAATTCGGCCTCTCCCAGGACTCGCGGCGCGAGCGATTCCCAGCCGACCGTGATCTTGACGGTTACGGGATCCCGGAGCAGGTTCGACCAACGGACCGTCGCCTGGTTGAAGGCCGACTGAACGTCGGCGGGCACTCCGGATTCGTA
This window of the Planctomycetota bacterium genome carries:
- a CDS encoding ABC transporter substrate-binding protein, whose amino-acid sequence is MKIARAVLVVLAVLACSLSSLSCSREPVEPGAKKKVVGFSQIGAESAWRTANTESIKSEAAKRGIDLRFSDAQQKQENQIRAIRSFIAQGVDVITFSPVVETGWEPVLREAKAAGVPVILSDRAVDVTDDSLYASFIGADFVEEGRRAANWLVKATGGKAVIAELQGTPGSAPAIDRKKGFEEVIAQHPDMRIVKSQSGDFTRAKGKEVMEAFLKSPEAKNLTALFAHNDDMAL
- a CDS encoding NF038122 family metalloprotease, with the protein product MARRRTFLPWGMGALAAVSLLVAGASAGAATQTSFSITYESGVPADVQSAFNQATVRWSNLLRDPVTVKITVGWESLAPRVLGEAEFYVAYGGFNTVRNLVAGGGEAGDTREAALLPNLPTAAQLHLHLPTGYSFGGIDGTGFLTTPNWKALGGSYPGTDGTIRFSSNFSWDYDPSNGITAGTYDMVGVATHEIGHFLGFMSGLEAIDYFMKYGSPMYTTWKKNDVWVSVLDFFRFDTTELGAGFNFTNTARDLTPDPTGSQSFYYGDGSVLSPSRLPSDCFS